attttttaaatttattataaaaaataatcataattgttcaatttaatttaagagaatactattttaaattattatttttttcttaatttaataatttattcaataataagtaaataatttaatcttttgtctaaaaaaaatatgtttaattataaaagTGGCCGAGGAAGTAGGTGAAGTGCTAGGGACTATAAATACCTAatgtaaaataactaaaaatttgaaaagcAGAGTAGGTAGGAAGTTTGACTTGTTAGACTCTCAACGCAGGCACGCAATCACGACATCACAGTGCCGCCATCGAGGATATCCCATCCGCCACATCACTTTATCGATTCTAGTAAAGTGAAGTGAAGCACACCACTACAATCATCTAGGGTTTCTATTCCACTGCCATGGCCACCGCAATTCGAACCTCCTTTTTCTCTCCCACCACCGCAACAGCCACATGCTTTCCCTCTTTCCACAACCAACCCCTCATCCGCTTCCATTTCCCTCATTCCTCTAAACCGCGCAATAATTTTTCCATTTCTTCCTCCTCCCAATCCCAATCCCAATTTCAATCCCAACCGGAAGCTCCTCGCCGCCGTCCACCTTACATCCCCAACCACATCCCTGATCCCTCCTACGTTCGCATATTCGACACCACCCTCCGTGACGGCGAACAATCCCCCGGCGCTTCCATGACTTCCAAGGAGAAACTCGACATTGCTCGTCAGCTAACGAAACTCGGCGTTGACATAATTGAAGCCGGATTCCCCGCTGCCTCTAAAGACGACTTCGAGGCCGTCAAAGTTATTGCCACTGAAGTCGGAAACGACGTTGACGACAATGGTTACGTTCCCGTTATCTGTGGACTCTCTAGGTGCAACGAGAAGGACATCCGAACTGCTTGGGAGGCTGTTAAATACGCGAAGAGGCCAAGAATTCACACTTTCATTGCTACCAGTGCCATTCACATGGAGTACAAACTTAGAATGTCCAAAGAAAAGGTCATCGAAAAAGCCCGCAGTATGGTCGCATTTGCCCGCAGTTTAGGCTGCGATGATGTCGAATTCAGTCCTGAAGATGCTGGCAGGTATTCACTCATCTATATCtcattcatttcatttcatttcaacTCACTCTTTCACTATTATATGTAGTATTGTCAATCGCATATAGTGGAAAATAgttgtttgttcaaattctgttGACAATTTTTTGTACTAAAAAGAGTCTTGTTATAATTCTGCCATGTTTGCTTGCTGTTATTTAACAACACGATTATATGTATGGTTCTGTTTTTTGGTCTGTGGGGTATGTTACCAGGTCGGATAGGGAATTTCTCTATCAAATTCTTGGAGAAGTTATTAAGGCTGGGGCTACTACGCTCAACATACCTGACACTGTTGGTATAACGATGCCGAGTGAATTTGGGAAACTGATTGCTGATATAAAAGCTAATACCCCTGGAGTTGAGAATGTTATTATTTCCACCCACTGtcagaatgatcttggtttATCTACTGCTAACACCATAGAGGTGGGTATTTCTGTCTCTTCTAGTGTTTGCTGATATATTTGCTGCTAGATTCATAATTTGTATGCTCCTGATCTTGGTTGCATCCAGGGTGCACGCGCTGGTGCTAGGCAGCTGGAAGTCACAATTAATGGGATTGGTGAAAGGGCTGGAAATGCCTCGTTGGAAGAGGTGATGGATAATCTTCTGTTGTTTGGTTGATGCAATAACATTATTGCTTTCCCTTGTTGGTTTGCagaaacttatttttttttttttaatttcaaggTTGTGATGGCCCTGAAATGTGGAGGACATGTCTTTGACAATCTGTTCACTGGAATTAATACAAGGCACATTTATATGACAAGCAGGATGGTTTAGTATCTCAATTTATCTTTCTGTTGTTTCTTTTCCCCTTTAAAGGCATTTGTTGATTGTTTTGTTCACTGGTATCTTTTTCTATAGGTTGAAGAGTACTCAGGTTTGCAGTTACAGCCACACAAGGCTCTTGTTGGAGCTAATGCATTTGCTCATGAAAGTGGCATACATCAGGTTGGCTGTTATGATAACTACTTATATGCGCGTATATTGTAGATTATAGGATAAACCTGATGTATTcattgattttcatatatatttacataCTGTAGAAATATGTATCAAGTCTATCATAATAACCAACCTGATGTATACATCAGGCTTTCCATACTTAAATGCTCAGCTGTACTGTAGAAATAAGTGTGTAAATATATATGACAATGCTCAGCTGGATATAATTGGAGAGAAACTGACTGACCATGTTTCTGACGCCAAACATACTAATAGAAACCCGCTTCCTTTTTTTTGTACCATGTACCAAATTTTATGAGGatttagttttattattattagtataataTAGTAGTATAGTGTGGTAGCTGCCTTTTTGGAATggtttaaacaaaattaaaaaatgagatCTTTTGTCAACTTTATTCCCATGAGCGCGAAGACTAAAAAAGGCATGAGCCCCACATGAttagtctctctctctctctctctctctctctctctctctctctctcgctCTGTCTCTCTCCCTCTCCGATTTCTCTGCTTAACCAAACAGAGTGATATATGTTCTTCTTTAttattctctctctctttagtttctttcttttatttttcaattttcaacaatAACAAATGCTGTGTTAGTGTGGTTATCCAAACCAGAATTAACTAATTATCTTCATCACTATGTTGTAGGATGGAATGCttaaacacaaaaatacatacGAAATCATATCTCCTGAGGACATTGGGCTTGAAAGATCCA
The genomic region above belongs to Cicer arietinum cultivar CDC Frontier isolate Library 1 chromosome 4, Cicar.CDCFrontier_v2.0, whole genome shotgun sequence and contains:
- the LOC101494159 gene encoding 2-isopropylmalate synthase 2, chloroplastic-like; amino-acid sequence: MATAIRTSFFSPTTATATCFPSFHNQPLIRFHFPHSSKPRNNFSISSSSQSQSQFQSQPEAPRRRPPYIPNHIPDPSYVRIFDTTLRDGEQSPGASMTSKEKLDIARQLTKLGVDIIEAGFPAASKDDFEAVKVIATEVGNDVDDNGYVPVICGLSRCNEKDIRTAWEAVKYAKRPRIHTFIATSAIHMEYKLRMSKEKVIEKARSMVAFARSLGCDDVEFSPEDAGRSDREFLYQILGEVIKAGATTLNIPDTVGITMPSEFGKLIADIKANTPGVENVIISTHCQNDLGLSTANTIEGARAGARQLEVTINGIGERAGNASLEEVVMALKCGGHVFDNLFTGINTRHIYMTSRMVEEYSGLQLQPHKALVGANAFAHESGIHQDGMLKHKNTYEIISPEDIGLERSNEAGIVLGKLSGRHALRKRLEELGYELKDDQVESLFWRFKAVAEQKKRITDADLRALVSDEVFQAEPIWKLGDLQVTCGTLGLSTATVKLVGDDGSTCVACSVGTGPVDSAYKAIDLIVKEPVTLLEYSMNAVTEGIDAIATTRVVIRGDQKHKSTHALTGERVQRTFRYGEF